A region of Actinomycetota bacterium DNA encodes the following proteins:
- a CDS encoding 4Fe-4S binding protein — protein sequence MNEPIRFDGEHFNIAVMEADDMKRAKGAKKYLGFIPELCIVCGACVDHCPWHCLFMVDAGAVEGEDAALMVDDAIKQDKPHVIFWVDDTECTRCNICVERCPTDAITMDKLAKAGAGGKRQLGTT from the coding sequence ATGAACGAGCCCATACGCTTCGACGGAGAGCACTTCAACATCGCGGTGATGGAAGCCGACGACATGAAGCGCGCCAAGGGCGCGAAGAAGTACCTCGGCTTCATCCCGGAGCTCTGCATAGTCTGCGGCGCGTGCGTCGACCACTGCCCCTGGCACTGCCTGTTCATGGTGGACGCGGGGGCCGTCGAGGGCGAGGACGCGGCCCTGATGGTCGACGACGCCATCAAGCAGGACAAGCCTCACGTCATCTTCTGGGTTGACGACACGGAGTGCACGCGCTGCAACATCTGTGTCGAGCGATGCCCCACGGACGCCATCACGATGGACAAGCTCGCCAAGGCGGGCGCAGGCGGGAAGCGTCAGCTCGGCACCACCTGA
- the extP gene encoding selenite/tellurite reduction operon b-type cytochrome ExtP: protein MARRLRPRKPDLSNVPEELDRKIRDSQFWKAVFRPGSPFRRGYQDNPRNRAMVMVNNLLYHLHPVKVKRHSVRFSYTLCLGGLSFFLFVILTLTGIFLMFYYRPTDPEAWHDIAALHTTVNLGLLMRNMHRWGAHLMVFSVFLHMARVFYTGAYKPPREFNWIVGVLLLLLTLLLSFTGYLLPWDQLALWAVTVGTNIGGFAPVIGKQVNFVLLAGTEISGATLLRWYVLHVLFFPFIIVILMSVHFWRVRKDGFSGPL, encoded by the coding sequence GTGGCGAGACGGCTCCGTCCGCGGAAACCCGACCTGTCCAACGTCCCTGAAGAGCTAGACCGCAAGATCCGAGACAGCCAGTTCTGGAAGGCCGTCTTCCGTCCCGGCTCCCCCTTCCGTCGCGGTTACCAGGACAATCCGCGGAACCGGGCCATGGTGATGGTCAACAACCTCCTCTACCACCTGCACCCGGTGAAGGTGAAGAGGCACTCCGTCAGGTTCAGCTACACCCTCTGCCTCGGCGGCCTCTCGTTCTTCCTGTTCGTCATCCTGACCCTCACCGGGATCTTCCTGATGTTCTACTACCGCCCTACCGACCCCGAGGCGTGGCACGACATCGCGGCGCTCCACACGACGGTCAACCTGGGCTTGCTGATGCGCAACATGCACAGGTGGGGCGCACACCTCATGGTGTTCTCGGTCTTCCTGCACATGGCCAGGGTGTTCTACACGGGCGCGTACAAGCCGCCGCGCGAGTTCAACTGGATCGTCGGCGTGCTCCTGTTGCTGCTGACCCTGCTCCTCTCGTTCACCGGGTACCTGCTGCCCTGGGACCAGCTGGCGCTCTGGGCCGTCACCGTGGGCACGAACATCGGGGGCTTCGCTCCCGTGATCGGCAAGCAGGTGAACTTCGTGCTCCTGGCGGGGACCGAGATCTCGGGCGCTACCCTGCTCCGCTGGTACGTCCTGCACGTACTCTTCTTCCCGTTCATCATCGTGATCCTGATGTCGGTTCACTTCTGGCGGGTCCGCAAGGACGGGTTCTCGGGCCCGCTGTAG
- a CDS encoding Rieske 2Fe-2S domain-containing protein — MDAVTVVVGLAVVLAGIGFLLLMGTLLRRRPPATAGPSGMRVVPRAGRSPAPPAPTAAAAVPDSPEVQVNRRMFLNRTMLLAMTGLGVGMGAGTLAFLWPNRVTGFGGVIRAGTRDEILDEIRSQGRPYYSSEGRFYLVPYESEDEENPYVQAGVAAGGLMALYQKCAHLGCRVPFCETSQWFECPCHGSKYNYAGEVMPGSPAPAGLWRFKINIENDIVFVDTSEDTAQPAFGVDTINQPPAGPHCIAVAEGSH; from the coding sequence GTGGACGCCGTCACGGTGGTGGTCGGGCTGGCCGTGGTGCTGGCCGGCATCGGCTTCCTGCTGCTGATGGGGACGCTGCTCAGGCGGCGCCCGCCCGCGACCGCGGGTCCATCCGGGATGCGGGTCGTCCCCCGGGCCGGTCGGTCTCCCGCGCCCCCTGCCCCCACGGCCGCAGCCGCCGTCCCCGACTCGCCGGAGGTCCAGGTGAACCGGCGGATGTTCCTGAACCGCACGATGCTCCTGGCCATGACGGGGCTCGGCGTGGGGATGGGAGCCGGAACCCTCGCCTTCCTCTGGCCGAACCGGGTCACCGGGTTCGGAGGCGTCATCCGCGCGGGCACCCGCGACGAGATCCTCGACGAGATCCGGTCCCAGGGGCGCCCCTACTACAGCTCGGAGGGCAGGTTCTACCTGGTGCCTTACGAGAGCGAGGACGAGGAGAACCCGTACGTCCAGGCGGGCGTCGCCGCGGGCGGCCTCATGGCCCTCTATCAGAAGTGCGCGCACCTAGGCTGCCGGGTGCCCTTCTGCGAGACCTCGCAGTGGTTCGAGTGCCCCTGCCACGGCTCGAAGTACAACTACGCCGGCGAGGTCATGCCGGGCTCGCCCGCGCCCGCCGGGCTGTGGAGGTTCAAGATCAACATCGAGAACGACATCGTGTTCGTCGACACGTCCGAAGACACGGCCCAGCCCGCCTTCGGGGTGGACACGATCAACCAGCCGCCTGCCGGTCCCCACTGCATCGCGGTGGCGGAGGGCTCTCACTGA